A single region of the Chiloscyllium punctatum isolate Juve2018m chromosome 15, sChiPun1.3, whole genome shotgun sequence genome encodes:
- the LOC140486433 gene encoding potassium voltage-gated channel subfamily E member 2-like: MDRTKVSAEEMTGAMEAFNSNSSELSNITLIFEKFFIEFYKDYKAQQKQAAALNKTLQEEEFQFAYLYILVMFGIFTFIIITILASTVRSRRQEHTEDPYHTYIVNDARKWKGHKALKSDFKEFYINENVIKTLQNLSDQDDTVTVQ; encoded by the exons ATGGATAGGACAAAGGTGTCAGCTGAGGAAAT GACAGGTGCAATGGAAGCTTTTAACTCTAATAGCTCAGAACTGTCGAATATAACCCTCATATTTGAAAAGTTTTTCATTGAGTTTTACAAAGATTATAAGGCTCAACAAAAGCAGGCAGCGGCCTTGAATAAAACACTCCAGGAAGAAGAATTTCAATTTGCTTATTTGTACATACTGGTGATGTTTGGTATCTTCACCTTCATTATCATAACAATACTGGCCAGCACTGTACGATCCAGAAGGCAAGAGCACACGGAAGACCCATATCATACCTACATAGTGAATGATGCCAGGAAATGGAAGGGACACAAGGCCTTAAAATCTGACTTCAAGGAGTTCTATATCAATGAAAATGTAATCAAGACTCTGCAGAATCTGTCGGACCAAGATGACACTGTGACAGTCCAATAA